TGCGGAAGCTCACTGGACAGCATCCTGGAAACGCGAGATGCTGGAAGGCTGTTCTCCTTAcccccaataaactccaatgaACTTCCTCCAGTGAACCCCaccccctcttcttcttcaatAATAAACAAGCAAACAGTAAGGGTAAAACCTAGATTCTAGGACTGGCGATTCTTTGCAATTTATTTGGAGATAACAACGAGAAAGACGCTGTGCCGTACCCGAATGCGAGAGGAACTCGCGTCAGGCTAGGCTAGGCTAGGCTTGGTTTGGTTGAGGCCGGGACGGCAACCAGGCAACCAGCCGGTGGAGTTCCTGTCGAACCCGTTCTTCACCGAGCCTGTGCATCGAATTCGCAAGCTCGGAGGTTTCCCGTCCAACGCCGGCGTCGGTCATGCCCCGGCGAGAGCACTCGTCCCTTCgtcggccatgcccgcgagccTCGTCGGGCCACGCGGGGAGGAGACGGTCGGAGCGGCGTTGGGGAGGGAGACCATCGAGGCCCCCCCAATACGCGAAGCACCGATCCCCTCCTGAGTTCCCTCCgctgacgccgacgccgacgcgagATTCAGCAGGATCCGACGAGCCGCCGAGGGAAGCAGCGGCCAGATCTGGACGAGGCGGAGCCCTCCGACCGGTCGACGGCTGGCGGTCGGTTCCTGTGCCGGAGAAGGTAGGAGAGGCGGAGGTCGGGCGGGCTCCAGCGGAGGTTGGCTGCGTTTGTtatcgaggaagaggaagaagaagcgccgcggcgccgcctcgttCGCTCGTTCGGGTGTGTTTGCACGTCAAAattcttttggaagaaactGGAACGATGTgttaaaaaagttgaaagtttacgtgtaaaaaagttttgatatgttgaaaaaattaaaagtttaaagaaaaagtttggaactaaataaGAAGACCGAAAGGTGGGAGTACAGGGGGAGTGGCGAGTATTAAAGAGATGGTAaaaggcagaaaaaaaaattgagtagAGTGAATTGCAGTTTGGCAATATTTCACTATTATCAaagttttatttttgataggatAACTTTATTCTTTTAATTACCTCCAAATAATTTTGTTAGCATCCATAAGTATTGTCAGTGTTTCGGTACATAGGAGTATGCCATATCTTTATCCTTCATAAAGGGTAGACATAGGGCCGAGTTTAtatccaaattttttcttcaaactttcaacttttcgaTCAcctcaaaactttcctacacacacaaacttctaacttttccgtcacatcgttctaattttaaccaaactttcaattttggtgtgaactaaacacaccctaaatagTAAAGAGAGTTGGCTGGTCTAGACCTAAATAATTGCGAAGGGGCTGTTTAGTTGCTTGCCAAACATTGCCACACTATAAAAGTTTGCCGGTTTTGAAATATATCATTGGTATTCAACTAttgtaaccatgccattataacttCATGGTTATTGGGTATATGCCACTGCTTACCCCTTAattgcattttctttttttttgacagaattGTCCCAATCTTCTCCcttgctcctctcctctctctccatactgttcatcttcttcaccacaACACCATTGCATTTGCATCAAGCGGGGTCCCAACGCGGGGGCGGTGGAAGGGGGTGCTGAAGGACAGGGTGGACGACAGCTGTTGCAGCGTTCGAGCACCACCGCAGGGCGGTGGACTCCGCTGTGACATGCTCCTCCCGATCCAAGCAGACTGGGCCATCGTCGTGCTGCGAAGGACGTGGtagagcggcgccggcgagagcAGCAGCGacacggagcggcggcggcgacagcaatagcggcgacgtggcggcatcagcagcaacagcagcgagCAACAACGGCGGCAGCACTAGCAGCGACACGGCGGAGAGCGGCGTCAGCAGCAGCCGTGACGCGACGGCAAGGTGGCGTCACTAAGATTACAAACAAGTATCAATGGCATCGTTACAAATACGCAAATAGTAATGGTATAATTAAAAACCGGTAAATTTTTAACGGAATGAATCTAATTAACCCTATCTTCTTTCTATCCCTATATATCCTTTTAAGTTACTTTAAACATTTTTCTCCTAAATAACATAACACATATGTAATCTGATATTATACTCATGATGCTGGTCGTGATAGGTAGTAGAATATAACCTGATGAAAAATTATTATATGATTGATACTCTCCCTATTTCAAAATAAAGCTTAAAATTggataaaatatttttcatagcaCTTCACTACGAATTTTAATAGGTGACATGTTTCCCTCTCTACGCCGTTTTGGCTTCCGAGTCTCTCCAATTCCACGACTCCAGTGGACTGTATAGGATGACGAGCACCAAACGACGCGCCGACGCGGCCACACCCGCGCGGCCCATCGCTCGCCTCTGCCTCGACCTCGAGCGAGCGCCGCACCCGCAATCCAAACACGatgccttcgtcgccgtcgcctcccacCCTCTgcaccctcctcccctcctcctcctcctcctcctcctctggccacccccaccacccgcgccaacccaccgccgccggcgggtgGCTCCCGCCGCGCCTCCGCAGCTCCGGCGCCAAGCCCCCGCCGACCCCGAGGCTCGAGAGCCCCACcacgcggcagcagcagcaggcgccgCGACGCCTCCTCGGGTCCGACCGCCGCCTCAGCGCGCTCGTCCACCGCGGGGACCTCGACGCGGCGCTCCGCCTCGTCGAGTCCTCCCCGCGCCCGCCCGACGCGGCGCTCGCCAACAGGCTCGTCCGCGACCtctgccgccgcggccgccccgaCGACGCCGAGCGCGTCGTCGGGGCCTGCGGGccggccgccaccgtcgtcgcgtACGGCGCCCTCACCGACGGGTACTGCCGCGCGGGGCGGCTCGGGGACGCGCGGCGCGTCGTGGGGGGCATGCCCGTGCAGCCCAACGCGTACACCTACAACCCGCTCATCCACACGCTCTGCGAGCGTGGCCAGGTCAGGGACGCGCTCTCGGTGCTCGACGATATGCTCTGCCGCGGGTGCGCCCCCGACGTCGTCACCTACAACATCCTCCTCGAGGCGACGTGCAAGGGGAGGGGGTACCGGCAGGCCATGGAGTTGATCGACCTGATGCGCGCCGAGGGGTGCACGCCGAACAACGTGACGTATAATGTCCTCATGGATGGTATGTGCGGAGAAGGTGATGTGGATGACGCCCTCGAGTTATTGAGAAACTTGCCCTCTCATGGTTGCAAGCCGAGTACTGTCAACTACAACACTGTCTTGAAGGGCCTCTGCAGTGCCGAGAGGTGGGGAGATGCCGATGAGCTTGTAACAGAGATGCTCCGAGAGAATTGTCCCCCGAATGAAGCAACGTTCAATGTGGTCATTTATTCATTGTGTCGGAAAGGACTGCTCCAGCAGGCAATCCAGCTTCTAGAGAAAATGTCAAAGCATGGGTGCACGGCAAATATTGTCACCTATAATGCCATCATCAACGGCCTCTGCGAGCAAAGGAATGTGGATGGTGCTATGGGGTTGCTAAGCAAGATGAAATCTTATGGTTGTAAACCTGATATTGTCACCTACAACACTCTATTGAAGGGGTTGTGTAGTGCAGCGCGATGGGTGGATGCTGAAGAGCTAATGGATAACATGACCCAAAATGGTTGCCTCCCAGATAATGTGACATTCAACACACTGATTGGTTTCTTGTGTCAAAAAGGGTTGATGGTCGATGCTATTGAAGTATTTAAGCAAATGCCTGACAAAGGTTGTACTCCGAATTCGATCACTTACAGTACAATAATAAGTGGGCTTGCCAAGGCTACTAAGCTGGATCAAGCCCTTGAGTTATTCAATGAAATGGGCCACAAAGGATTCAACCCAGATAAAATTTATCAGTTATTAGCTGAGTGTCTGAATGATGATGATACAATTGAGGAAGCAATTCAGACTGTTCGCAAACTGCAGGATTCAGGCATATCACCTCACACTGTGCTCTACAATGCAATCCTCCTAGGACTTTGTAGAAATGGCAAAACAGAGTTTGCTATTGATATCATGGCTTATATGGTGTCTAGTGGTTGCATGCCTGATGACTTGACTTACGTCATACTCATTGAAGGTCTGGCATACGAGGGCTATTTGAATGAGGCAAGAGAATTGCTAATCAAGTTGTGCTCTAGAGATGTTCTTGTTAACAGCTTGATCAAGAGTGAAGCTCTGTTGTTAGATCAAAATATCCACGCTTCTTGATTCATGTTGAGGTCAAGGGCTTGCTTGTTCTTTTGACTTCATTTATGTCATAGTGAATTAGTGATGGAGTAGGTTAGCACTTACACATTGCTTCAGTTTTGTTGATATGTTTAGTTACCATTGCTTCAGTTGTATTGTAGACTAAAGATTAGTTCTCCATTTGCTTTAGTTATTTATCTGAAGATGTGCTCAAATATCTGTCACTGTTGGTTGGTCTTAGTAGCAATTTTCTAAGGATAACTGTATGGTTACAAATGTCATCATGTTGGATTGTAAATATGACTTGGTTTTTACTTTCTAACCACAGAACAACATACTTTGTAAAAATATGGTGTGTAGGCATGGGAATGCCTAGTGTGTAGACCCTACTTTAGAATAATTTCTTCGCTTCCTTTTGGTGGAAAATTGTCCTAGGATTTAAGCTGAGATGATATGTGTGACACGGAAATCAAGAGACTGGAATGCTGTGTGCATGGCTGCCTGCTGCTATGAACCATTCTAATAGCTTTGCTAAAATAGGGTTGTTCATAGCTGTTTAATCTGTTTTGCTAAGGGACATggttatttatatataaataggggacatatccggtgaaaaccatcaaataagTGAAAACCCGTGAAAACCACatctaaaagttttgtaaattaatgaaaaaaTTACTAGAGATAGGTATAGGCATGAAATACATTCATACCAAATCTCATGTTTAAACTCAACttcatttgagagaaacaaaaaagacaaatttcggGTGAATAGTGTTATGTTACTATTCACCtcaaatttgtcttttttgtttctctcaaatgaagttgagtttgaacATGAGATTTGGTATGAATGTATTTCATGCCTATACCTATC
This window of the Oryza sativa Japonica Group chromosome 4, ASM3414082v1 genome carries:
- the LOC136356382 gene encoding pentatricopeptide repeat-containing protein At1g09900-like, with the protein product MPSSPSPPTLCTLLPSSSSSSSSGHPHHPRQPTAAGGWLPPRLRSSGAKPPPTPRLESPTTRQQQQAPRRLLGSDRRLSALVHRGDLDAALRLVESSPRPPDAALANRLVRDLCRRGRPDDAERVVGACGPAATVVAYGALTDGYCRAGRLGDARRVVGGMPVQPNAYTYNPLIHTLCERGQVRDALSVLDDMLCRGCAPDVVTYNILLEATCKGRGYRQAMELIDLMRAEGCTPNNVTYNVLMDGMCGEGDVDDALELLRNLPSHGCKPSTVNYNTVLKGLCSAERWGDADELVTEMLRENCPPNEATFNVVIYSLCRKGLLQQAIQLLEKMSKHGCTANIVTYNAIINGLCEQRNVDGAMGLLSKMKSYGCKPDIVTYNTLLKGLCSAARWVDAEELMDNMTQNGCLPDNVTFNTLIGFLCQKGLMVDAIEVFKQMPDKGCTPNSITYSTIISGLAKATKLDQALELFNEMGHKGFNPDKIYQLLAECLNDDDTIEEAIQTVRKLQDSGISPHTVLYNAILLGLCRNGKTEFAIDIMAYMVSSGCMPDDLTYVILIEGLAYEGYLNEARELLIKLCSRDVLVNSLIKSEALLLDQNIHAS